Within the Hippoglossus stenolepis isolate QCI-W04-F060 chromosome 2, HSTE1.2, whole genome shotgun sequence genome, the region ACAACATATTGGgggtttgttttccttctcagcTCAGACAATAGACTCTTTGACAgcatgcgtgtgtctgtgtgtgtgaacctcaTCAACAGAGGCTGCTCGATCAAGCATGGCCGACCCTCCTTGAGAAAGGCCAGTGGAGTTCACCAGGAGAAGCCATCTGTGCCgttctctcacacagacacacagacacacacacacacacaaacataacaagCCAGCAACAAACCATGTGGTGTCTCACATGCACAGATCCTCCCCCCCTCTGTACAACCTAAGGTGAATCAGCTGCAAGTGTTTTTTatatacaaaacacaaatccaGGTTTTATTGAGCTTGAACTTGTGAATTCTCACTTTGACTCAACACAACCTGCTGTTTACTCAGCTACACTATACATTTCTTATGTAACCTTTAAATACAGCAGCAGCCGAGGTTATGTAAAGGAGGCTGTTCCTATTGGCTCTTATAGTGGGGCTATACATGGCTACGTCACTGTCAGGctcagagacagatagacagggaacacaaggagacacaggcaaaacataaacataactCACAGTGTCAATTACATTAGGGGGGGGGCGTGTGGGACATGTAGGACGACGTAAACATGGCTGCTGGTGCAGGTTAACCACAAATCACATCCTGTTTTTTGATTTGCTTTGTGCTCAATTTGATCTGCAAGCGTGCAACATacgaaaaaaacaacaatagcTTCAGATTTTCTGCAGGAAATTGGAAtaaaatgtctcctgtgttaaATAAAAGGTTGAAACGTGCAGAATAATAGAAAACAACGGGGTCGTTTATGCACATGTATGAGAGTGAGGAAGTGTAATATCGTAAAAGAGGGGGGGCAGGAAACAAAGCAGCTCGATCTGCGTCGTGCCTTCGCATCGAAGAAGAGTGTCCGGGTACACAAATACACCAGGACATTGTGTTATCGCGCATTACACACGGGCTCGCCAAGGCGGAAGTAAGCGTCGTGTCCTCGTCCAATCACAAACGCGAAAGGGTTAAACGTGAAAGCAgctcaacaacaaaacaatcgCGACGAagctgcaaaaaaataaaaaaataaaaaaagcgttaaaatgctggttttaaaatgGTTTTGGTTTTGGATGAAGTGCATCGATGCGTCAATGTGCGTGTTGCACCGatcatgcgtgtgtgtgtgtgtgaggcagagtgtgagtgtgtgtggggtttaAAGGGAGCACATGGTGAAGCATGGCTGCAGCCCATCCCATGCAGGGACAATGGATGGCGGAGGTgggggagcagggagagagccacggggctccccccccccagacatCGGCCTCTGCGCCCCGGGCAGGCGACGCAAGGCACGGCCGAATTCATGCACTCACCGTCGGCTTGCTGAGCGGCGGGCCACGTATCCACTTCGGTCGCCATGGTTCTTCTCTGCCTCAAGTGCTCGGTTAAAAGAAGAAgatccctctcgctctctctctctctctctctgtctgtctctgcaacCCGCacgacaaaaaacacaaaccaggcGGATCCAGAAatgaattataaaaacaaagtcTTTAAACTAAAGATGGaggaaggggagaaaaaaaacaacaacaacaacaaccctgACCCCGTTCCTTCGTGCAGCTCAGTCTCAGCtgaggagaacaaaaaaaaaacaagaagaagaaatgaatttGCAAAAATGTCCCGTGAGAGAAATGCACGTTAGTCTCTCCTCTGCGTTGGGAGGTGCAGAGAGCGAGGCGAGGACCCAGGGCAGGTTTGGAGGGAAGCAGGTGAACTAGTCTGAGAGCATTTGAACAAACAGTCTGCGGGTAaacaaagtctgtttttaactttgcaggAGCGAGCGCACAGGGGTCACGTGGAGAAAGCGCGCACGGGGAGTGGTCCGGGCAGGGGGTGGGTGCTGGTCCacgctgaccaatcacagagcaggagaaacaTCAACCTTCTGTTAAATGtccttttcaaatgtgtttctcaacaaaacacacaaatatttacattgaaTAATCAAGAACCTTATTGCCTGTTAAACAGATTAGCAAGGGAAAGATACCAAGATACAAATATTtagaatcagctttatttacCATGTACATAGTGTAGAGTGTACATAGAGGAATTTGACTCCTAGTATGTGTACTAGTATTTTTACTGCACAAGACGGTAGTGCAATGGAAGGACAAGAAATATTTAACTGCTAATTATGACGTAATTTTGACCAGAGGACAATAGTGCAGTGGTGCAAACATGCTCAAACTAATATGGATCGATAACATAAAGGTTACTTATATGGGTGAATCATGGATCAATATGTACAGGGtgcatatatatacacaaggtACGTGAATCTTATGACAGTACTGCGTTTGtataatgtacagtatatacagccTGCTTAGATTTATACTGGTACAGGTATAATAAGCAACTATAACTGCATTTTCTTTGTACTATGAGgtatttttaatactttttagttcagaaatgttttttttaataaatttacaTTAATTGCATAACATTTGATCTGTATCtgtgaaacaataaaattattaataaattgatatcagcaaaaaaaacataaaagtgtCTTCTTTTCCATCATAGTAATGTGCTCATGTGCTCATGGCTACAAAGTATTTTGTttgtactttgtactttgttaagaaatgtttttattaattaagaTTAAATGCATCAAATTGTATCAGCGTGGATCAGTTTAACAAAGTCAACTGGTTTTCAGCCTCTTTAATGGcccatatacagtatgtatggTGGTTGCTGCCCAATGCAGTGGCTGCTGGATGAATGGAAAACTGTAGGTGGTGTGACCAGATGTTTTTGTGCTCCACCCAGTCCTGTGGTTTCAGACTCACCCAGTTAAAAAGCAATGCTTCCTCTATTTACAAGTTGAGCTTATTCACAACACggttttgttcatttgttttacttgaaaataaataattttgttgCCATCTAGGGTTTTGCGTTGATGACGTTGTAATTGTCCCTTATTTGTGCCCAGTGGTGGATCTTCTGGATATTGTTGcatgtcctcctctcctcgctcaaaaaaacataatgtttgcataattttaaaatgaacttgCTGGACATGTCAAAATCACACCACTCGATGGCGCTGTAACCTATGCATCTTAGCTTGCAGTTCATTACAGCACTCGGtgtaatgtgtttatttaatccCTTTTTTATGCTGTTTCCTCTTGTGGTTTGCGTCACAACACAGTAGCTGGCCCACAATAACATATCAGAGCATTGGTCTTTGAACTCTTCCACCTTTTCCACAAATTGTGTGTATTTCCATCAATTGTGCATGAAAATCAGAGAGGAGATCAACACATGACCCATATAGAGTACCACCATTTTGGGGAGCACAGACCTCGCTGTGTTTTGAGGGAAAGCCCCCAAGCTAACCTGCACCTGTGTCCTCTCATGCAACATGTAAGCTCAAGGCTGAAAAAAGGACGCTCTTTAAATTGGATTTTGAGCCTCAGGAAATAAAGCAGGACCCAACTTAAGGCCCCTCGTCATGTGAGTGGATTTTGCAGTTTAGTCAAACATTATTCTGAACAAATGTACCATTACATTGATCAATATTACAGTTCATTCCAGAGCTTTTGTGGCCCCTGGAGTTTTGGCGACACAAGTCAAATGTCTGCTGTGACTGAACGGTATCATCCAGCCGTGGATTGAGTAATATTTCTGGTGGGGTAGCAAATTACTGAATTTGAGAAGAACAATAAGAAAGGAAAGGCCTGGTCAATGCCAGTGATACATAACAAGCATGTGCTGTTTGTCTGCACTGACAAAAGACTGCCAATGTTCTgatatatttatcttttctttagGGTTCTCCAccatttcaaaaacatttccaaACTTACGAGCTTCCTGTCTCAGGTCTGACTCTGAAAAAATGGCCCATGCATTTATCTCCAGTAGATTAGATTACTGTAATGCACTTTTACAGGGCTCCAGCTCATCAGAATGCTGCAGCCAGGTGCTTAGTGGcagtttaagaaaaaagaaCGTGTCGCACCTGTACTGAAAATACTTCACTGGCTGCCGGAACGGAATAGAATTGATTTGCTGCTTGTTtacaaatttattttctctcatgcTTTTAGTagtttatagtgtgtgtgtgtgtgtgtttgtgtgtgtgtgttgtaatagGAATAATGTATTATAGTTGTGTATGTGAGCTCTATGGGTGTCTCTAAGGTTAGGTTATTGGTGTGGAgtgtctatttgtgttttctatctgATTAGTGTTTTCTATGGTTTCCTCTAAAGCCCATTGAGTCTCCCTctgtatgaaatgtgaaattcaaATAACATTAATACATGTTGTGGATGTCAGCACCGCGAATCTGCCCATTAGAAATAATCACAGGTTTCAtattgttcttcttcttcatcttcttgtgGTTTACACCTGATAAACGATGAAGCTTTCACAGCGAGTGTGGCCTAATGATTCATCCTGAGTGTGACAGTGGCTGCTTCTCATGAGTGGGTGAATAAAAGTTATTCATTATCCGTATTTGAAAGCGGAACACTGCTGGTACGTCCGGCAGCTCCAACTACACGTGtgtaaaatgttcagaaaagCACAGAAACGTGTTCGTTAGCgcttgttattgtttattttgacacaaAATCCACAGTTTTTGTTGAATAAAGCAGATGTCAGTGTTCAACATGGCAGAAAAGagcatcaataaaaaaaaaaactcaaatggaAGAAACCTAAAAACCCCACCATATGAAAAAAGCACCAAAACATGTgaaaccaaatatatatatttagatatatatcaAAAAATGTGAGAGCATCGCATTGTTTGATTTTACGTCAGAGTGCGCAACAGAAATCTCTACGCTATACACCAAGATACAAAATCAACTTGATATTCATGATGACAGAAAAATGTTTAGGTGTTTATATTGACAAATATCATGTCAACGAATACCAACGACAGTCAACTTTGGCCTCATAATAAGCGACAATGATTCAACAGCACGACAACACACGGCTGGCGATAACTCCCCCACACATAGCACACTGAAGAGCCGCAGGTAGAATTGCACAAAGATACCCTCAAAGAACACCACATGTTGTAGTAATATTAATCGGAACTATTCCACACACGATCACGTACAGATACTGCTATAAATCCTGTGCTTCCCGTCGCTGCAGGAGTAAGAAGGAGAAGTTTCACAAACAGCCTTGAGTTTTTCCCGCATCAGCaggtttttcatgttttgttggTTCCTTTGCAAACTAGTTCAGCCGAGAGTGTgggctctctgtgtgttgtgttgttgttgttttttttccttctgttcaTCAATTCTTGGCATTACAAAATAACGTCAGTACAAATATAGAGTAGATACTATCTCGATAAGGAAAAGTAAACAGTCCTTTGCAGTCAAAACTCAGCGAGGTAACAGTCTTGTATCAGGCCTTGGCCTACACTGTGGAAATGAGGGGAGGGTTGGGGCGTTTTCTCCGTTCACACTAAACTAGCTCCACAGACACTGAACTCAGTTTGGCTTTTACGTGAAATCAGAGTCGTGGTAAAACTGGCTCCGGTTTGTGAATCTCGTGTTGCATTCAAGTCACAGAgctgaacatgtgtttttcaaatgatcGTCATAAAACGCAGGTCGTTCAATGACACTTTCGGAATCATCATCAACTTCTCTCTTCTGCTCTGCATAAAAGTCCAGTGCACAATAACAGATTTGTGGATTTTTACACAACTTTATCTCCTACCTTCGATGTTTCctacacaaaaaatatataaattaataaaatgtttttattaccatgtatgaaaaatgtatcaagATCGACTGAAGAGACTTTGAGGAATCCAGAAAAATCCTCAGGAGTTTCTAAAACTCTCAGCTACTTTTCCCTcagaaagacaaatgtgtgGCTATGTGACTCAAACGTAATGATCATGCATGAGAGACACAAACCAGTAGATCTGAGTTCGCACTTGGGAGAAACCTTAAGCCAAAGGCATTTAAGAAAAAAGACCCCGCTGTGTTATGTACAATCGAGGGCCTCTGCCCGGCACAGCTCACGGATTCATAATGAAGAGgtaaatgtcttttttcacAACAGTTCATTTCCTATCAACCAGCATTGACTAGAATAAGGAAAAAAGTGTGAATACTATTGCTAAATACTAGTTTTGCAAGTCTCACGTGTACTGCGTATATTTTATAAAGAGACTGCCGTAAGCACTGCTAGAAAAAACGTTGGATGTACGACTACACAcaatttacagaaaacacacacattcacatagcAGCATTAAAAACTACTGTATGCCGAACAGAAAGTCTATTTTCATCCAGGCACCATATACTTGGATTTTTCAAAAAACCTCTAGActaatgaaagtgaaaattaTGACTTTTCTTTGAGCTAAAGCTAAAAACATGTACAGCAGCCCAAAGGCTTTTCTGCTGATAGGTCACCTCTGTGAGTCACTGCACAAGAGCTTCGAACAGAGAAGATCCAGATGACAAACTGCAACACAACCTGCAACACAACCTACTTCCACTCCCTGGACACACATGATTTGTCTTTGACCAATAAAAGGTATCGCAGAGAAGAATCGCCGTTTCCCGCCCGCAGAACTACAAATGACTCGAAACCTTCAGGCAAGTCATCGTCCCACTGAGCCAAGGACACAATGAAGTGGCCTCGAATCATTAAACTACAGAGACActaaaaacaaactacagcagGACAGACatgctcccctcctctctctgacacTCGATCTATTCTCCAGTACATTTTGTACTGAGGATCAATCACAAGAGAACACGTGCTGCTCCTGCTAAGCAGCACTGAGACTAACCCTCACGTAATCCTGGGACATACAGAGCATCAATCAAAAGGTTTCACGCTCCACCAACAGGCAGAGACGTCAGTGACACACGCCGTACGACTGGAATATCAACCGACGAGTGGTTTTATATACAAACCAGGACACGCTTAGAGAAAAACAGTCTCAGATTAGTCACagcagttttcaaaataaaagcataaaactgACTGCGACTGTAAACCCTCACTTTATACATTtacaacttttgttttttttacctccgccaatgacatcatgtttttttctgtgtatgttttttaattaacagcattacacaaaaaccacaggatggatttccacaaaaggatgtggtatggatcagggaacaacccattaaatgttggtgtggatcaaggatttctttcccctttctttaacactgcgaaaagtgcagtttctttttttctacatttttgggttgtttttttcatagagatcttaatgtaaaaaaatcagacatgtgaCATAGAGTGCTAACATCTATGAACGGGTTGGAAAAGATCTGGATAGTGAATCAAAATAAGTATTTGTAGGGGCTGATCTTTATTTAGTTACTGTACGTTAACATGCATGTATCAGAGGATGGATATTTTGCCAGTTTAATGTAAACAGTTTGCAGAAAACCTTCTGTTTACATGGTGTATGAATCTGACCTCAATATGCATTCgggtgataaagtggccaatcagctttggcggaggtatacgcTCTCCAAGACAGACATCACATTTCAAGTGTCGTCTCAAAGCCCCGACTGCCACTTTGCGTTGCCTTTTCCAAACTCTTTCAGTCGAGCAACATGCGATAAAAAATCTCCGTAAACAtcttcaatatatatatatttttttttgttgctgcaataCATTACCTTTTACATTCATGATCAGTGATGAGATTAGGCTTAAAGTTTCTGCCTTGTTTAAAAACTCAACGGCCCCATTgccctgcaaaaaaaaatggcatCGGCCAAACAGGAACATGTTCGAACACGTTACATCCAAAGTCAAGCAGTCGGGTAATTATGCTGAATATTCATGTAACAGTCTGAAACATCAAAGTATAATCATTGTAAAGCTTTGCCACccatacatttaaaaatcaatgtttGCACCCTCTTTGTCCTTAAGGGAACAACAGAAGACAAAAcgtataaaacacacacacacacacacacacacacacacacacacacacacacacacacacacacacacacacacacacacaccttgaatCAGTCACAATAGATGCCTTCGGTCATTATTTCCTCTGGTAAACAGAGGGAACAGGCTGGTGCAAGTAAAAAGTCACCCGACAAGAAATAGAACATCTGGAATATTTTAGTGATCAATATTTGAGTTTTTCAAAAAATCAGAAGCCAGTAGATTAAAAGTTTTCAATCTGCTCTGTTCAAAATAACCTGTTCCACAATCTTACTTCATGTACTTTATACAAATATGGTTACAGCTGCTGATCAAATAGCATATAGAACATGGTATACTGCTATTCTACCACTAAAGACAGTGGTTCCAAACATTTATGACCCCGTAAATCAAAGGAATATCTTGTTGAGATCCATCTTACATTGCATAAGTTGATAAGTTGTGAGCAGCTCAACCCAAATATGGATTTTTCGCTTCTCAGATTGTTTACGATCAGGAAAACATTGGAAAATTAGCACATAATTCTGTATGGTCGAACGTGTTCTTCATTTTTCTTATGGGGTTAATCCTCTCATGACTCTTTTGAGGGGTCCCGACCCCCCAGGTTGGGAACCACTGACTATTTCACTGACAACAGCTAAAATGCTTTTTTAGCAAGCAGAGAGATAAAAAGTAAAGGGTAAAGGGATGTTGTCACGAAGCTACCTGTGAAAACTGATTTGGTTAGCATGTGGGGAaacaaaggagaaagagaaggagcaaCTCGTTAGCATTTCATCACTCTCGAGAAAAAGATCTGTTTTCTCCTAAACCACGAACCAAATCAACCAACTACAAAATACCACTTTCAGGTTctcgtttaaaataaaacacagagaaaacaggtGGATCtattcctcttcctgtctcttgGCTCGTAACCACAAAGACCTGCAAGACTTTTCTGAGGTGATTCAACTTTTCACCTGCTAGTCTTGATCTGTATTGAAGCCGTTGACCATAAACATCTCACTTTGTTCCACTTGTTTAAACTCACTGGCCGTCAGCCTACGAGGCCTCCACCGTCTTCTGGAGGCCACGGGAGGATGAGGAGACGCGGCCGCGCTGCCCGGCGCAGTCGTCCGAGAGAGGCGACCGCCCGCCGGCCTTCGCTCGGTGGGAACAGTCCAGGCTGTCGTGCAGCacgtcctccctctcctcccccttcacagcctctttccctcctttacCCACATGCCTCTTCTGcagttcctcttcctcctgctcctccctcttcACGTGGCAGCGACACACCTCGATGCCGGAGTCACCCGTCAGTCGTCTGTGCCGGAAAtgatcctcctcctcgtcttcctcttcgtcttcctcttcttctagCTTCTGCTCCCCTTTGCTGCTGCTACGTGTGAACGTGGCCACATTTGAGGAGATGAGCACCTGTTTGGGGGGAGACAGCGTGGGCCTGGGGGTCGGACCATGAGGTGAAgcatcttcttctttctctttctggaCAGCCATGATTCCAAGTGGGtctgagaggatgagaggatggaCCTGACcaggagggagggaagacaACAGGGTGAGGGGAGAAAGCGGGAGGCGAGAGGGCTGTGGAGGATGAGAGCgtagaggaagagaaaacgATGGAGCCGGAGGCGAGTTTCCTTCACTGCCGTTAGAGGAGCGTCTCTGCACGGGTACGGCGTCTGGAGCAGCCGCTGGTATAACATCAGGTTGAAGTTGCAATGGAAGTGGCGGGGAGGGTGTGGACGGAAAGGTGGCGCCTACCCTTGGCACGATGGCAGAGTCGCCCCAGGCTTCGCTGGGTGTGGAGATGTGGCTGCTGTCGAACGTCTCGTCTGTCACctggaaggagaaggaggtgctcgagggggaggtgagggagcACGACTCGCAGGAGCAGCTGGTGTAGTTGTCAGAGCTCTGGGAGGACGTCATGCCGCTTGGGCCGGGGCCCAGGTAGGGAGGGCAGGGGTTACGTTGGTGGTGGTGATAGGGGAAGGAGGAGCTAGGACCCCCCATGCTACCACCCTGCAGGGCGAAGACAGAGCTGTAAGGCGGAGGAGGGGTGCAGGGCTGTGCCGCCACCTCCTCGTAAGACGGCAACTTGAAAGAAGCCAGAAAACCTGTGTGGAAAGAAACATCAGCTCAGATGTGGCGTCTACTCCCACGTTTACTAGGATGAGACTGGTTTTCGAATTGTGAACAAATCATTAGAAAATACTAAAACGACAAATTGATACAAACAAGTAATGTGAAGATAAAACCTGATAAAGCCTCTGAGCTAGACACCTCCGTTGTTGTCAATAAACTACCACAAACACATCAACGAGCCAGATTGCACTGCTGCAGCAAATATTGACGAGAGCAATAAATGAATCAAAGACAGAAACTGACcaaatcaaaaataaacaaatgcataaatgaataatacaataaataaaatttggtgcatttttttcttcatttatatatactttttttaattgtagTCCTacattgattaattaatttattcatacatttatttgttgctgtatttcttaatttcttaattttctacatgtttttttgtatttctttgtctgTATGTTAATTAAGTAGGTGGGTATTAagtaacttttttaattttgccaGTGTTGATCCTCCATATTCACATGTAATCCCTCagctaaaaataaatgataataataagtaataatggGATATCAACCAATCAACAGGAGCTATTGCCAGGGTAGCAACTAATAAAACAACTAACTGTAGATGTATCTCAATGTAGGTGTGGACAACTGAACCTTGACAGTTGTTTTCAACATATAAAACACTGTATTTAAAAGTATTCAACCCCTCTGCATcattttaaacctgtttacCCTGTGCATCTAACCCGTGTGTGAACATAAAGGGAACATACTGAGGTCCAGCATCGAGGAAGGGTAGTTGCAGGCTCCGTTATAGGCGATCAGATtgatctctctctgtctctgctgctgctggatccTCAGCTTGGCCCGGCGGTGGCGGTAAGCACAGAAACAGCTGAAGAGGATCAGCACCGTCCACAAGAGCCAGAACCCtgcagaaaacaggaaatgaacacaaatgttttaccattatgaaaaacaaacctgaaggattctgtctgttttctgaaCATCTACTCGGGTTACACTGTGGCATTAAGTGTGGTTTTGgacatttcatttgtttgtgttgattttacTATAATATCAACTTTCagataaaacacttaaaatgggTCTTCAatagctgcttttattttgttatcattGGTAGATggtttattcattattaaaaagagatgatgaataatttggggaaaaaaagatacaaatttACATGAGTCAATATCGAAAATGTTAAATGATGTCATAATTATCTGAAAGTTTAAAGATTGATTTTTGTTCCTGAAGGTTGTCGTTTTAAACcctaaatgaaaaacacttgaaaatcAGCATTAGCATTATAtctatatacatttatattgctactaatgaaaatacattacaataataacaatcGTTATTATTATCCCAATATCAATGCAAGTATATTCTTTACTTAATCTGTACATTTCCAGTGTTGTGTGAAACTTCAAGTTTCAAAGTCAAATTATCATTGCAATTTATAGCTTAAAAATGCGTATTGttactttaacatttaaatgagtATGGAAAGGAAAGGCCTACAAaagctttatcaaaaatgtTATAATGCAATGATCACAATGTGGACGATATTCGTTTTCAAGCTATTGTCATTCAATAGCAGTGTAAGTCTTTTTGAAACTTTAATGGAGGTGTAATTTTAACCAAAATGAGAATAATAATTTGGAAACTATATTTAATCTCTATATTTGGTTTTGCAAGTGAGATGTTTGGGATGAATGGACGAAGGTTTTCTGACCGTTTCTTTGACCAAGAGTGAACATGTGAATGATTGTTTTCGTGTGAATGATTGTCATATTGTGGTCGGACACATCCTGCCAACAGAGCAGGAATCCAACCACAGGCCCAGAATTCTTTCAATGCTGTTCTGTTTATATGTGAAaacaatgaacacaaacatcagaaTTTTACACTTTAATGCGTCACAGCAGTCTGAGCTGGTAaatgacacagaggagaagaggtcaGTCGGTCTACTCACACCAGAGTTCATAATAGTAGGTACAGCAGCCTGTCTCTCCGCAGCAGTGTCCCGTTTCACACAGGTAACCTGGACTGTTGTTGACTCCAGGACAGTACTTTGGGCTGACTACAGGCTGGCTACCAGAACCCCTGGGTGGCTTCACCACCTGGTGGACAAAACACAGCATCACAACGTCACCACAGTGGAAAATAAAGGCACAGCAAAAGGAAGGTTGAGATGGTTGCTTGGCATTGCTATGATTTTCCCATTCATTCTCAACATTTACCACATAACTCAAGGTCcactgacttt harbors:
- the LOC118123324 gene encoding proline-, glutamic acid- and leucine-rich protein 1, which codes for MDPENKLTFCLGLKAEEMTMSLQGLDGTEAATVAVSQKETNIRTVNKVVKPPRGSGSQPVVSPKYCPGVNNSPGYLCETGHCCGETGCCTYYYELWWFWLLWTVLILFSCFCAYRHRRAKLRIQQQQRQREINLIAYNGACNYPSSMLDLSFLASFKLPSYEEVAAQPCTPPPPYSSVFALQGGSMGGPSSSFPYHHHQRNPCPPYLGPGPSGMTSSQSSDNYTSCSCESCSLTSPSSTSFSFQVTDETFDSSHISTPSEAWGDSAIVPRVGATFPSTPSPPLPLQLQPDVIPAAAPDAVPVQRRSSNGSEGNSPPAPSFSLPLRSHPPQPSRLPLSPLTLLSSLPPGQVHPLILSDPLGIMAVQKEKEEDASPHGPTPRPTLSPPKQVLISSNVATFTRSSSKGEQKLEEEEDEEEDEEEDHFRHRRLTGDSGIEVCRCHVKREEQEEEELQKRHVGKGGKEAVKGEEREDVLHDSLDCSHRAKAGGRSPLSDDCAGQRGRVSSSSRGLQKTVEAS